The proteins below are encoded in one region of Citrobacter enshiensis:
- the dpdF gene encoding protein DpdF: MEEEWSRLQQALTTCFSQGVTFKDGIENQFLNRLIQIITDASAGHGDIFAGYADALRAAHASGISAPWLPLPPELTDAPAPEWGMTKSPAAQQIQLAEEADLALTRATYQRKIRRNLLRPETDPALKRLLPEEPWLTHYQGFGQQAAIRTLLTSDNNCTLLVNLPTSCGKSLLTQLQALSAPTNTLTLVIVPTVALAIEQADDMQKLLRGTDQDHGGSYAWIGGQDQPSRQAIKERIKAGTQRVLFCSPESVRSSLVPVLFELSRLNMIGAIVIDEAHLIDQWGAEFRPDFQLIAPMIRSLKALGKCRFRTLLLSATYSKSTRDILVEQFHDENSELIEVSANFLRPEPEYFVHHEANENAHRQRVEQLLMTLPRPLILYCTTRTDAEMWSARLNELGYWRTGMFHGQIDTNNRKKLISKWKNDQLDIMVATSAFGVGMNKKEIRSIIHAAIPENIDRYYQDCGRAGRDGRSCQVHLVWHKAQMKTAKSLAVETLIGVEKGFARWKAMFDDRKKSPIADYMISLNTKPVHIDHQGDKNEAWNRRTLLLMQRAGLIKLVFADPKIPDDLRDNLDDNNTQLIEWFESYYNHVHIRHCDDAHCSEAHWNTHVEKIRQSELNNRRAAFTVMETWLEDPGKPLCKILQKFYEYQSHPPELTCGGCPGCRQKGKGAFSPTVGTDVQILRSEPKKKALFVGAEKKVYYNENMKLHSLLMELRVTLRSLITSGEYVFIRADRPVFLQLENNLDSLSHFWSAQKMTAPASDGPEIVIIPNTANAFPDLPMTRFERIIIAPEHLADPQFPHRTWCASAANALSLDTFIRQLQHVNN, translated from the coding sequence ATGGAAGAGGAATGGTCACGCCTGCAGCAGGCGCTAACCACCTGTTTTAGTCAAGGGGTCACCTTTAAGGACGGCATCGAAAATCAGTTTCTGAACAGACTGATTCAGATCATCACCGATGCCTCGGCAGGTCATGGTGACATTTTTGCCGGCTACGCCGATGCGTTACGTGCCGCTCACGCAAGTGGTATTAGCGCGCCGTGGCTACCCCTGCCGCCGGAACTGACCGACGCTCCGGCGCCTGAGTGGGGCATGACAAAGTCGCCTGCCGCGCAACAAATTCAACTGGCTGAAGAGGCGGACCTGGCGCTGACCAGAGCCACCTATCAGCGTAAGATCCGCAGGAACTTGCTGCGCCCCGAGACCGATCCGGCACTGAAGCGCCTGTTACCCGAGGAGCCCTGGCTGACTCACTATCAGGGATTCGGTCAACAGGCCGCCATCCGGACGCTGCTAACGTCTGATAATAACTGTACATTGCTGGTGAATCTGCCCACCAGTTGCGGTAAAAGTCTGCTCACCCAACTCCAGGCGCTCAGCGCACCGACAAACACCCTCACGCTGGTGATCGTCCCCACCGTCGCCCTCGCAATTGAGCAGGCTGACGACATGCAAAAACTGCTTCGCGGCACCGACCAAGATCATGGTGGAAGTTATGCTTGGATCGGAGGACAAGATCAGCCCTCGCGTCAGGCAATTAAGGAAAGAATCAAAGCGGGGACACAGCGTGTGCTCTTCTGTTCCCCGGAATCCGTTCGCTCTTCTTTGGTTCCGGTGCTGTTTGAGCTTTCCAGACTGAATATGATTGGCGCGATCGTCATCGACGAAGCGCATTTGATCGATCAATGGGGCGCAGAGTTCCGCCCTGACTTTCAGCTGATTGCCCCTATGATTCGCTCACTGAAAGCCCTAGGAAAATGCCGTTTTCGTACGCTGCTACTTTCGGCGACTTACAGCAAAAGCACCCGGGACATTCTGGTCGAGCAGTTCCATGATGAAAACAGCGAACTGATTGAAGTGTCAGCTAATTTCCTACGCCCGGAGCCGGAATATTTTGTGCATCATGAGGCAAATGAAAACGCGCATCGTCAGCGGGTCGAACAGCTTCTGATGACCTTACCCCGCCCGCTGATTTTGTATTGCACTACCCGCACAGATGCGGAAATGTGGTCTGCCCGTCTGAACGAACTGGGCTACTGGCGAACCGGCATGTTCCACGGTCAAATTGACACAAACAATCGCAAGAAATTGATTTCAAAATGGAAAAATGACCAGCTCGATATCATGGTCGCTACCTCTGCCTTTGGGGTAGGGATGAATAAAAAGGAAATCCGCAGCATCATTCATGCTGCCATTCCGGAAAATATCGACCGCTATTACCAGGACTGCGGGCGTGCTGGGCGTGACGGCAGATCCTGCCAGGTGCATCTGGTATGGCATAAGGCGCAAATGAAAACGGCAAAATCGCTGGCCGTTGAGACGCTGATTGGCGTAGAAAAAGGTTTTGCCCGCTGGAAAGCAATGTTTGACGATCGTAAGAAAAGCCCGATCGCTGACTACATGATTTCACTGAACACCAAGCCCGTTCATATTGATCACCAAGGCGATAAAAACGAAGCCTGGAACCGTCGGACATTGCTGTTAATGCAAAGAGCCGGACTCATCAAACTGGTCTTTGCTGATCCGAAAATTCCTGACGACCTGCGAGATAATCTGGATGACAACAACACGCAACTGATTGAATGGTTCGAAAGCTACTATAACCACGTTCATATCCGTCACTGTGACGATGCGCATTGTTCAGAAGCGCACTGGAACACCCATGTGGAGAAGATCCGCCAGTCCGAGTTGAATAACCGCCGGGCAGCCTTTACGGTAATGGAAACGTGGTTGGAGGATCCTGGCAAACCACTGTGTAAAATTCTGCAGAAATTCTATGAATATCAGAGCCATCCTCCCGAGTTAACCTGTGGAGGTTGTCCGGGATGTCGCCAGAAAGGGAAAGGAGCGTTTTCGCCCACCGTGGGCACAGATGTACAAATTTTACGTTCCGAGCCGAAGAAAAAAGCACTCTTCGTAGGTGCGGAAAAGAAAGTTTATTACAACGAAAATATGAAGTTACATTCGTTGTTGATGGAACTTCGTGTGACGTTGCGGTCGCTGATCACCTCTGGCGAATACGTGTTTATTCGTGCAGACAGGCCAGTGTTCCTGCAACTAGAGAACAACCTGGATTCGCTTTCGCATTTCTGGAGCGCACAGAAAATGACAGCACCTGCATCGGATGGACCAGAGATCGTGATCATCCCTAACACGGCCAATGCGTTCCCAGACCTACCCATGACGCGCTTTGAGCGAATTATTATTGCACCTGAGCATCTCGCCGATCCTCAGTTCCCACATCGAACATGGTGCGCAAGCGCCGCTAATGCGCTGTCGCTGGACACTTTTATCAGGCAACTACAACATGTCAATAATTAA
- the dpdE gene encoding protein DpdE has translation MNILPIGSLVVSEHFEGTGKIVSVNIDSNFATVAFFESPAQPYARQIEVNRDKLSLTIPPEEAVIYCLEPQSQRWARARFGGSRPNGDFLVIFREEEYATLPIDKIFVLNKAYDTPVNPADFLALQANDAPFFFPLRQSFIETYIQQRAACRAMASISSSAVELEPHQLAVVRRVLQDKNPKYILADEVGLGKTIEAGMVVREHALEATGHVSMLIAVPAPLVNQWREELGERFQLKQLIIDASTALAGLRQNEVTEGIVICTHCDACTLIERGFTPSLIAVDEVHQIASWPWSGDKDERYDFNLIAEGCRKAHYVLLLTGTPLHGHERNFLSMLHCINPEAYQVDETHLQDFTELVKNRENLGGIFSGLVPSVSNVSLRRNLETLQQQFPEDTVLMTLCQQLIPLIGTFSPNTPEREERIRDIRRHLGENYRIHHRLLRNRRQVSLSFDETKNLNLNLLFPGLNGAAECRWYCDGLALDELIDEYRSLSLLPQNTQWAMSEDTYLFWIDDLLSSPLCVMQRAKVHLGEAERTQEERDLLEHIVSTAKNELQAIDNKLAITLNEWLQKNSTGKAIVFCDRPDLAQHLAIKLELLLEYPLERYQPGQPLMYLKPGSPIRILICDKSGEDGLNLHGGLRLAVHYGLPRSCSRIEQRLGRLNRYSANLKGVKPVQSLILKNHADRGLRNVWASILKDSIGVFNNTIASLQFVLDDYLENAWQNVYQEGPVALERIASEFPGEQGILANETHKINMQEKLLAMDDEIAEAAIFAQQISADDHLAVAQCNTLTSWITRALRFRATGTAEKGIKFQFELSDRSTGTLVDFKTFLTTCMLSFDKEGGNPPSTHLMSAERIPAIDGTTVYPLRYGQPFVDTIWQLLNQDARGSSMAVLRVLPKPLNEPNYFFQSTWLVTHRQTQDTYAQRRIADELYPPRIVQHWLSSKGTPVTNPQLLELLNSEYAKHETSQKFYADMNLRPNLWQEIEELVSPDTWKEMVERVYASDREQQQATFGEQARLQLMAVKAVVVCSRNLLEEIV, from the coding sequence ATGAACATACTACCAATCGGGTCACTGGTGGTCTCTGAGCATTTTGAGGGTACTGGCAAAATCGTCAGCGTCAATATCGATTCAAATTTCGCAACAGTTGCTTTTTTTGAGTCTCCTGCGCAACCTTATGCACGTCAAATTGAAGTAAACCGGGATAAATTATCACTAACAATACCGCCCGAAGAGGCTGTAATTTATTGCCTTGAACCTCAAAGTCAGCGCTGGGCACGCGCACGCTTTGGAGGATCTAGACCTAATGGTGATTTCCTGGTCATTTTTCGTGAAGAAGAATATGCAACGCTCCCGATTGATAAAATCTTTGTTCTCAACAAAGCCTATGATACTCCAGTAAACCCTGCTGACTTTCTTGCCTTACAAGCAAATGACGCGCCGTTTTTTTTTCCTCTTCGACAGTCCTTTATTGAAACCTACATCCAGCAACGCGCTGCATGCCGCGCGATGGCGTCCATTTCCAGTAGTGCCGTTGAACTCGAACCCCACCAATTGGCTGTGGTACGCCGTGTGCTTCAGGATAAAAACCCCAAGTATATTCTGGCCGATGAGGTTGGTCTGGGGAAAACCATCGAAGCCGGAATGGTCGTCCGTGAACACGCGTTAGAAGCAACTGGCCACGTCAGCATGCTTATTGCGGTTCCGGCACCGCTCGTTAACCAGTGGCGGGAAGAACTGGGTGAACGCTTTCAACTGAAACAACTTATTATTGATGCCTCGACGGCCCTCGCAGGTTTGCGACAAAATGAGGTCACAGAAGGCATCGTGATTTGCACCCATTGCGATGCCTGTACCCTGATTGAACGGGGATTCACCCCTTCGCTTATCGCGGTCGATGAGGTCCACCAGATTGCATCCTGGCCGTGGTCAGGAGATAAAGATGAACGTTATGACTTCAACCTGATCGCTGAGGGTTGCCGGAAAGCCCACTACGTTCTGTTACTCACGGGGACCCCTCTGCATGGGCATGAAAGGAACTTCTTGTCGATGCTGCACTGTATTAATCCCGAAGCCTACCAAGTGGATGAGACCCATCTGCAAGACTTTACCGAACTGGTCAAAAATCGTGAAAACCTCGGCGGGATCTTCTCGGGGTTAGTACCTTCCGTCTCAAACGTCAGCTTACGCCGTAATCTGGAAACACTGCAGCAGCAGTTCCCAGAAGATACTGTTCTGATGACACTCTGCCAGCAACTCATCCCGCTTATTGGGACGTTCTCCCCCAATACCCCGGAGCGTGAAGAAAGGATCCGGGATATTCGCCGGCACCTAGGGGAAAACTATCGCATTCATCATCGACTGTTGCGTAACCGCCGTCAGGTTTCACTCAGCTTCGATGAAACGAAAAACCTCAACCTAAACCTTCTGTTTCCAGGGCTAAATGGAGCAGCGGAGTGCCGCTGGTATTGCGATGGGTTAGCGTTAGACGAACTGATTGATGAGTATCGTTCATTATCTTTACTGCCGCAGAATACGCAGTGGGCAATGAGTGAAGACACGTACCTCTTCTGGATTGACGATCTCCTATCCAGCCCACTCTGTGTCATGCAACGCGCTAAAGTACATTTGGGTGAAGCGGAACGCACTCAGGAAGAACGAGATCTGTTAGAACACATTGTTTCAACTGCAAAAAATGAACTTCAGGCCATTGATAACAAGCTTGCCATCACCCTGAATGAGTGGCTGCAAAAGAATTCAACAGGAAAAGCCATCGTCTTCTGCGATCGTCCGGATCTTGCCCAGCACTTGGCAATAAAGCTCGAACTGCTGCTGGAGTACCCCCTGGAGCGCTATCAGCCGGGTCAACCCCTGATGTACCTGAAACCCGGCAGCCCCATTCGGATCCTGATCTGCGATAAAAGCGGCGAAGATGGTCTGAATCTCCATGGGGGTCTGCGACTGGCCGTTCACTACGGTTTACCGCGCTCTTGTAGCCGTATTGAACAGCGCCTTGGTCGTCTGAACAGGTACAGTGCAAACCTGAAAGGCGTAAAACCCGTCCAGAGTCTGATCCTGAAAAATCACGCCGACCGCGGATTACGCAACGTGTGGGCCAGCATTCTGAAAGACAGCATTGGCGTATTTAATAACACCATCGCCAGCCTCCAGTTCGTCCTCGACGATTATCTGGAAAATGCGTGGCAAAATGTCTACCAAGAAGGTCCGGTGGCCCTTGAACGTATTGCCAGCGAATTCCCTGGCGAACAGGGCATTCTGGCCAATGAAACGCATAAAATTAACATGCAGGAAAAGCTGCTGGCGATGGATGACGAGATTGCAGAGGCGGCGATTTTTGCGCAACAGATAAGCGCTGACGATCATCTTGCAGTAGCGCAGTGTAATACGCTGACAAGTTGGATCACGCGTGCGCTGCGTTTTCGCGCCACCGGCACCGCAGAAAAAGGTATCAAGTTTCAGTTCGAACTCTCTGACCGCAGCACAGGGACGCTGGTCGATTTTAAAACCTTTCTCACCACCTGCATGCTCAGCTTCGATAAAGAAGGGGGTAACCCACCGTCAACGCATCTGATGAGCGCTGAACGCATTCCGGCGATCGACGGAACAACCGTTTATCCGCTGCGTTATGGGCAGCCATTTGTCGATACGATCTGGCAACTGTTAAACCAGGATGCCCGGGGCAGTTCCATGGCGGTACTGCGGGTGCTCCCAAAGCCATTGAATGAGCCCAATTACTTCTTCCAGTCTACCTGGCTTGTCACCCATCGCCAGACGCAGGACACCTACGCCCAACGCCGTATCGCAGACGAGTTGTACCCGCCGCGTATTGTGCAACACTGGCTGTCCTCTAAGGGTACACCGGTGACGAATCCGCAGTTGCTGGAACTGCTCAATAGCGAGTACGCCAAACATGAAACATCGCAGAAATTCTATGCAGATATGAATCTGCGCCCTAATCTCTGGCAAGAAATTGAAGAGCTTGTCTCACCGGACACCTGGAAAGAGATGGTGGAACGAGTCTATGCCAGTGACCGGGAACAACAACAGGCAACCTTCGGCGAACAAGCCAGACTCCAGTTAATGGCCGTCAAAGCCGTGGTGGTGTGCAGCAGAAATCTACTGGAGGAAATCGTCTGA